The DNA window CCGCGTCCCCTACACCGAGGGTCTTGGCCTCAAGGAAGCCGGTGTCGCGCTCGACAATCACGGCCGCGTCCAGATCGACGCGCACTTTGCGACCAGCCTGAAGGGCGTCTACGCCATCGGCGACGTGGTCGCAGGTCCGATGCTGGCCCACAAGGCCGAGGACGAAGGCGTCGCGGTTTCGGAAATTCTCGCCGGCCAGGCCGGGCATGTGAACTACGACGTTATCCCAGGCGTCGTGTATACCACGCCGGAAGTGTCGTCGGTCGGCAAGACCGAGGAAGAGCTGAAGCAGGCCGGCGTAGCCTTTACCGTCGGCAAATTCCCGTTCACCGCCAATGGCCGTTCCAAGGTCAACCAGACCACGGAAGGATTCGTCAAGGTTCTCGCAGATGCGAAGACCGATCGGGTGCTTGGCGTGCACATTGTCGGCCGCGAGGCCGGCGAAATGATTCACGAAGCCGCCGTATTGATGGAGTTTGGTGGTTCCGCTGAGGATTTGGCGCGCACCTGCCATGCCCACCCGACCCGTTCGGAGGCGATCAAGGAAGCCGCGCTTGCAGTTGGCAAGCGCGCGATCCATATGTGATCGACGCCGGGCGCAGATCAGGCGGGGACAACATTGATGATTCGCCGCCTTCTCCAACCGGTCTGGATTCTGCTTGCGGTCATCTTTCTGATCGAGGCATGGCTGTGGGATCACCTCGAGCCGATCGTGGCCCGGGTGGTGTCGCTGATTCCGCTGCGCGCCTTCAAGCAGTGGCTCGCCGATCGCGTCGATACGCTGTCCCCGGCGATGACGCTGATCGTGTTCATCGTGCCGGTGATTCCGCTGTTTCCGCTGAAGATGGTCGGCCTCTGGCTGCTGGCGCATGAATATTGGATCAGCGCCATCCTCACCATCATCTTCGCGAAATTCCTCGGCGTCGGCGTCGCCGCCTTCATCTTCGACGTGACGCGGCCGAAATTGCTGGAAATGGAATGGTTCGAAAAGCTCTATGATTTTGTCATGGCGTTGCGGGCAAAGGCCAACGCGCTGGTGGATCCCATCAGGGTGCGAATCAAGCATGCCTTGCGCGGCGACGGCAGCAGCTGGTCATCGCGCACGCTGCGGCTGATCCAGCGTTTCCGCAAGAGCGTGCACGAAGCGCGGTAGCCTGGCCACGTCTCGAAGCTCTCGAAGCGTGAAGCCACCAGAGCCCGGTGTTAAAGCGCGGCGGACTTACCTCTCCCATAGGGAGAGGTCGGCGCGCAGCGCCGGGTGAGGGGTTACGGTCTATCGTTGGTGCAGCACCCCCTCACCCGATTTGCTGCGCAAATCGACCTCTCCCCGCCGGGGAGAGGTGAAGGGCATACTGATCCAAATTCAAACCACACTACTCTACGGCAGGTGCAGCAGATGCGGCATGAACAGGCCGAGCGCGGTAAATGCGATTCCCGCCAGCGCCAGCAATCCGGAAATCCATGCCAGCGCAATTATCCCGGTGATGATGGTCGCCGAAGCCAGCACGATGCCAATCTGAAAGGCGGCGGAGGCGAGTTCGTAGTGATGATATTTGGCTTCCGCGAGGTCGCGCTCTTCCTCTGCATGCTTGGCGCGCTCCGACAATTGTTCCTGCCCTTCGCCGGTTTGGGGCTCGGAGCGGTAGCGCGCGGCGGTCTTCTGCCATTCGTCGATCTGCTTTTGCAGCGCCGCCCTGGTGGCTTCGTCGCCGGCGGTGCCGAGGCTTAACTTGGCTTGTTCGGCTGCGGTCTGTACGACGTTGCGGCGGATGCTCTTGGCCTGGAAGAACGCCCAGAAGTTCGAAGCTTCGACATTCCTGCTGATCACCTCGGTCTGGGCGCCCTTGCCGAGCGTTTCCGACAGCGCAAGACATAGCGCGATCACGGCAATCAAAAGCGCGATCTTCCTGTTTTCGCTGGAGGCCTCCTTGGCCTGGTCCGCCTGCTCCATACTTTCATGTGCGCTCATGATCTCTCCCGGCTTGAAGCGCATGATCCGCCAGGCATCCCACGGGCTTGACCCAGGGGTGCAGGCAATTCGGCGAAAAGATCATGCCCCGCTTGAAAGCCCAACGATTGACCGAACCGCAGCGTCTGCGCAAGAGCCAAGCAGTGGTGACGCGCGTATCTCGCGGGTGAAAGTCGGACGGTCTCAGGCGCGGGGATGCGCGGTGCGATAGACCTCGAGCAGGCGCTCGCTGTCGATGCCGGTATAAATCTGCGTGGTCGAGAGCGAGGCGTGGCCGAGCAACTCCTGGATCGCGCGCAGATCGCCGCCGCGGCTCAAAAGGTGGGTCGCGAAGGAATGCCGCAGCGCATGCGGCGTCGCGCTGTCGGGCAGGCCCAGCGCGCCGCGCAGCCGTTCCATGGTGAGCTGAATGATTCGCGGACTGAGCGGGCCGCCGCGGGCGCCGACAAAGATCGGTCCCTCCGGGGAAAGCGAATGCGGGCACATCGCGACATAATCCTGGACCAGCGCCAGCACGTTCTGCAGCACCGGCACCATCCGGGTCTTGTTGCCCTTGCCGGTCACGATCAAGACGTCGCCGGCACCGGGCAACGGCACCTCGCGGCGTTTCAAGCCGAGGGCTTCGGAGATGCGCAGACCCGAGCCGTACAGCAGCGCCATGACGGCGGCGTCGCGTGCCCAGATCCAGGGATCGCGGGTTTCGCCGGCGCGCTCGTCGGCGTCGGTGAGGCGTTTGGCCGCTGCCATCTGGATCGGCTTCGGCAGGCTCTTTCCGACCTTGGGCGCGCGAATCGCCGACAGCGCGCCGACCTTGCCCTGGCTCTCCCGTTCGAGGAAACGCCCGAACGAGCGCAAGCCCGCCAGCGCCCGCATCAGCGAGCGTCCGCCGATATCGTCCGCCCGCCGCATCGCCATGAAGGCCCTGATGTCGCTGGCCTCAAGCGCGGCGAACCGGGCAAGCGTCACTCGCGCGCCCCAATGCTCGCTGAGAAAGACGAGGCACTGACGGACGTCGCGGGCATAGGCCTCCAGCGTCTTGGGCGACAGCCTTCGTTCGCTGCGCAGATGCGACAGCCAGTGGGTCATCTCCAGCGTGATGTCTTCGGCGGCGCAGGCAAGTTCGATGGATTGAACCGCGGGAGCTGATTTTGTCATAGGCTGCCTTGGGGGCGCGCGATGATTCCTGGCGATTATATCGCACCTCCTTCGTTTACCGTTCGCTAACTTGCGAAAACCCCGACGGTCGGGCACTGGCCCCGGCCGGCCCACGACCTTAAGCTAGCCCCGCCTCCCAGTTCGAGCCCGATTCTCCCATGGACCACGCGACGCGCGCCGGCACCTCATCTGCATCGTCGACCCGCGTCGTCGATGTGCTGGTACCGGTCGCGCTCAATCAGAATTATTCCTACCGGGTGCCACGCGGCATGGAGCTGAAACCGGGCGATGTGGTGTGCGTGCCGCTGGGGCCGCGCGAGGTGGTCGCGGTAGTCTGGGCCGAAAACGCCAATCCCGATCCCCGCCTGCACAACCGCCTCAAGGACGTCGGCGAAAAGCTCGACGTGCCGCCGTTGAAAGAGGAACTCCGCAGCCTGGTCGATTGGGTCGCCAACTACACGCTGTCGGCGCGCGGCATGGTGCTGCGGATGACATTGCGGATGGGCGAACATCTCGGCCCGGAGCGGGTGCGGTTAGGCGTGCGGCTGGTCGGCGAAGTGCCCAAACGAATGACGCCGGCACGGCGGCGGCTGATCGAGGTGCTGTCGGATCGGTTGCTGCACGGCAAGTCCGAAGCGGCGAAGGAAGCCGGCGTCAGTGGCGGGGTGATCGATGGGCTGGTCGATGAGGGCACACTGACGACGGAAGCCATGCCGCGCGCGCTGGCGCCGCCCGCGCCCGATCCGTCATTTGCCGCGCCTGAGTTTTCACGCCAGCAGCGCACCGCCGTGGACGCCATGCGCGCGCTGGCGGCGAACGGCAGCTTTCACGTCGCGCTGCTCGACGGCGTCACCGGCTCGGGCAAGACCGAAGTCTATTTCGAAGCCATCGCCGAGATCATCCGCCGCGGCAAGCAGTCGCTGATTCTGATGCCCGAGATCGCGCTGACCGGACAATTTCTGGACCGCTTCGCGCAGCGTTTCGGCGTGCGGCCGCTGGAATGGCATTCGGAGCTGACCCCGCGCACCCGCGCGCGCAATTGGGCCGCGATCGCGGCGGGCGAAGCGCCGGTCGTGGTGGGCGCGCGTTCCGCGCTGTTTCTGCCCTATGCCAATCTCGGGCTGATCGCGGTCGATGAGGAGCACGACCAGGCCTACAAGCAGGACGAAGGCGCGCATTATCATGCCCGCGATATGGCGGTGGTGCGCGCGCATATCGCGAAAATTCCGATCGTGCTGGCGTCGGCGACGCCGTCGGTCGAGACCGAGGTCAATGCGCGCAAAGGCCGCTATCAGCGCGTGGTGCTGCCATCGCGGTTCGGCGGCCAGCACATGCCGCATATCGAGGCGATCGATCTGCGCCGCGAAGCGCCCCCGCGCGGCCGCTTCATTTCGCCGCGGCTGGCAGAACATATCCAGATCGCGATCGAGCGGCGCGAACAGGCGCTTCTGTTCCTCAACCGCCGCGGCTATGCGCCGCTGACATTGTGCCGGGCCTGCGGGCATCGCTTTGCCTGCACGATTTGCGACGCCTGGCTGGTCGATCATCGCTTTCGCCAGCGTCTGGTCTGCCATCACTGCGGCTTCTCGATGCCGCGCCCGCACGCCTGTCCGCATTGCGCCGCGGAGGAATCGCTGGTCGCCGTCGGTCCCGGTGTCGAACGCCTGCAGGAGGAAGCCGCACAATTGTTTCCGGACGCGCGCACCATGGTGCTGTCGAGCGACCTGATCACCTCGATCGAGACCATGCGAACCGAACTGAATGAGATCGCGGAAGGCCGCGTCGATATCATCATCGGCACCCAGCTGGTGGCGAAAGGCCACAATTTTCCACGGCTCAACCTGGTTGGCGTGGTCGATGCCGATCTCGGGCTCGGCAATGGCGATCCGCGCGCTGCCGAGCGCACGTTTCAGCTCCTCAACCAGGTGATCGGGCGCGCCGGACGCGATCAGGGTCGCGGTGTCGGCTATCTGCAAACCCATCAGCCCGAACATCCCGTGATGAAGGCGCTGGTGGCGTGCGACCGTGAGGCGTTTTATGCCAGCGAGATCGAGGCGCGCGAGCGCGCCGGCTATCCGCCGTTCGGCCGGCTGGCGAGCCTGATCATTTCCGCGGGCGACCGGCCCACGGCGGAGAGCTTTGCGCGAAAGCTGGCTGCGATCGCGCCGATCGATCCGCGCATTCAGGTGCTGGGACCTGCCGAAGCGCCGCTGGCCGTTATCAAGGGCCGCTATCGTTTCCGGCTCCTGGTGAAATCGCTGCGCAATGTCGATTTGTCGGACTACTTGCGCGAATGGCTCGCGGCCGGCCCCAAGACAAAGGGCAACCTCAAGCTTGAGGTCGACGTCGATCCGCAAAGCTTTTTGTAATGCGGCTTTGTCATTCCGGGGCGCGCCTTGGCGCGAACCACAGATGTGCAATTGCACATGGGGGAATCCTTGGATTCCGGGTTCGATGCGGAGCCTGTCATCGGGCCGCGCTTCGCGCGGACCCGTTGGCATCGCCCCGGAATGACTTCAGCAAAATGAGTTCCAGCAAGATGACTTCAGCAAAAAGCCTGCCGTCATTCGCGACGGCAGGCTTTTTTACGCGTGCAACAGGTTCCGCGGCGCAGCGGCCGCAATGCCTACCGGGTTTGATGGATCGGAAAAGGCCCCCTAACGTCTGAGGATGTCAGGAGACGACTTCGGCGACGACACGGCCGACGCCGGTGCTGGTCAGACCGATCGCGCGAGCCGCGCCCGTGGACAGATCCAGCACCCGACCGCGAACGAACGGACCGCGGTCATTGACGGTAACGACGACGCTGCGGTCGCCATGGGTTACCCTGAGCCGGGTCCCAAACGGCAGCGAGCGGTGGGCGCATGTCATCGCATTCTGATTGAAACGCTGGCCCGACGCGGTTTTGCTGCCGGATTCGTTGCCGTAATAGGACGCTATTCCGGAGAAGCTGTGTTCCGAGCCCGACGACCAACCACCGCTCGAAGCGCGATCGAGGGAACTGCTGGCGTGATGTGAATGGCGATAGCCGTGATGATGATGTCGATGCGATTTAGCCGAAGCTTCGGTGATGCTCCCGCCGACCAGAAGAGTTGCGGCGAAGAGCGTGAGCGCCGTGCGCGACTGGGTTGTAGTTCCCAGTGCCGGGTTTTTCGATGTAAGCATATTACGAGTCCCTCGAGATAGTATTGCCACATGTGTGACAAGTGGAACCCCCGTCCCATTCTCAGCAGTCGCCGTTTGGTGGCCTAATAAGGCGTAAGCTGGGCAGTAAATTGTTTTGTCTCATGCTGAAACATCTTGTGACGAAATGCGGATTATCCTGAGTCATTCCGTAGTAGTTCGGATTAATAATTTGTTTACTATTTTATACATGGGAATACTGACGAACGAAGTCATCCGCTTCAACCAAAAGGTTTGAGCAAGTAATGCGCGCGATTGAATAGTTCAGGGAAAAACCCGGTTCCGGCGGCAGGCTCATGGCGGCCATGCATCAGGGGGCGGAACAAATGCCCTTGCGCGCGACCGATAAAGGGTCAGCCGCCTCAGGTGCAAAGCAGCCGAATTCGCGGTGGCAAATTCGTCGGGAAATTCGCTCCTCGGAATCACGGCTTATGGATAGCGACAAGGCAGCACACGCCGTCGCCGTCATGTTGCACCTGCGCTCCTGCTATGTTAGCAAAGCCGCGATTTTAACGGTTCCGGTACAGCCCGTACCGGCCGAAAATCGAAGTCCCGCTTGAATTCCAAGGGCTTGGATCGCTAGGCGCCGCATTGTGGCGACGGTTTTTCCCTTGCGGATTCGACAGTAATAAAGAGCGCGCTTGTGGCTGCTGAAGATCCGTCCGTTTCGGGAGTGTCAGGCCGTTATGCAACGGCCTTGTTCGAGTTGGCGCGCGATGAAAGATCAATCGACGCGGTGAAGGCCGATCTCGACAGGTTCGACACCATGCTGGCGGACAGCGCGGACCTGAAGCGGCTGGTCCGCAGCCCGGTTTTTTCGGCGGATTCGCAGTCGAAGGCGCTGGCAGCGGTACTCGACAGGGCCGGTATTTCAGGCATTGCCGCGAATTTCCTGAGAGTGCTCACCGCCAACCGTCGGTTGTTCGCCGTCAGTGATGTGATCCGTGCGTTCCGCTCGCTGGTCGCCAAATTCAAGGGCGAGGCGATCGCCGACGTCACGGTCGCAGAAACGCTCAGCGACAGGAATCTCGACGCCCTGAAGACCGCACTGAAATCGGTGACGGGCAAGGACGTTGCGCTCAACGTGAAACTCGATCCCTCGATCATCGGCGGCCTTGTGGTCAAGCTCGGCAGCCGCATGGTGGATAGTTCGCTTCGCACCAAACTCAATTCGATCAAGCACGCGATGAAAGAGGCAGGCTGATGGACATCCGCGCCGCGGAAATTTCCGCGATCCTGAAAGACCAGATCAAGAATTTCGGCCAGGAGGCTGAGGTTTCCGAAGTCGGACAGGTGCTGTCCGTCGGCGACGGCATCGCCCGCGTCTACGGCCTCGACAACGTCCAGTCCGGCGAGATGGTCGAGTTCGAGAACGGCACCCGCGGCATGGCGCTCAACCTCGAGACCGACAATGTCGGCATCGTGATCTTCGGCGCCGACCGGGAGATCAAGGAAGGCCAGACCGTTAAGCGCACCGGCGCCATCGTCGATACTCCCGTCGGCAAAGGCCTGCTCGGCCGCGTGGTCGATGCGCTCGGCAATCCGATCGACGGCAAGGGCCCGATTGCTGCCACCGAACGCAAGCGCGTCGACGTCAAGGCGCCCGGCATCATTCCGCGCAAATCGGTCAACGAGCCGATGGCGACTGGCCTCAAGGCCATCGATGCCTTGATCCCGATCGGCCGCGGCCAGCGGGAGCTGATCATCGGCGACCGCCAGACCGGCAAGACCGCGATCGCGCTCGACGCCATTCTGAACCAGAAGCCGCTGAACGCCACCGGCGACGAGAAGATCAAGCTGTATTGCGTCTATGTCGCGATCGGCCAGAAGCGCTCCACGGTGGCGCAATTCGTCAAGGTGCTGGAAGAGCAGGGCGCGCTGGAATATTCCATCGTCGTCGCGGCCACCGCCTCCGATCCGGCGCCGATGCAGTACATCGCACCCTTCACCGGCTGCACCATGGGCGAATACTTCCGCGACAACGGCATGCACGCGGTCATCATCTATGACGATCTGTCGAAACAGGCGGTCGCCTATCGCCAGATGTCGCTGCTGCTGCGCCGTCCGCCGGGCCGCGAAGCCTATCCGGGCGACGTGTTCTATCTGCATTCGCGGCTGCTCGAGCGCGCCGCCAAGCTCAACGACGAGCAGGGTTCGGGTTCGCTGACGGCGCTGCCGATCATCGAAACCCAGGCCAACGACGTCTCGGCCTATATTCCGACCAACGTGATCTCGATTACCGACGGCCAGATCTTCCTGGAAACCGACCTGTTCTTCCAGGGCATCCGCCCGGCGGTCAACGTCGGCCTGTCGGTGTCGCGCGTCGGATCGTCGGCGCAGACCAAGGCGATGAAAAAAGTCGCCGGCAAGATCAAAGGCGAGCTCGCGCAGTACCGCGAAATGGCGGCGTTTGCGCAGTTCGGCTCCGATCTCGACGCCTCGACGCAGCGCCTGCTGGCGCGCGGCTCGCGCCTGACCGAACTTCTGAAACAGCCGCAGTTCTCGCCGCTGAAGATGGAAGAGCAGGTCGTGGTGATCTACGCCGGCGTCAACGGCTATCTCGACGGCATTCCGGTCGCCAAGGTGCGCAGCTTCGAGGATGGCCTGTTGTCGCTGGTGCGCGGCAAGAAGGTCGATCTCCTCAACGCCATCCGTGACAGCCGCGACCTTACCGACGACACCGCCGCCAAGCTCAAGTCCGTGGTCGAGGGTTACGCCAAGACGTTTGTTTAACACCGTCGTGGCCGAGCTTGTCGTCGCAAGTCGGATTTATCCGACTTGCGCAAAATGAATAAGACGGAACTCGCGAAGCGAGTTCCTGTGCAGTCTTTGAACGTGGTTGAAATTTCAAGACGTGGATGCCCGGCACGAGGCCGGGCATGACGAAATAGAGGGCTTGCGGTCGGATCGAAGGTCGGATCGCCGGGGTGAACTGAGAAATGGCTTCACTTAAGGACATGCGGGTCCGCATCGCCTCCACCAAGGCGACGCAGAAGATCACCAAGGCGATGCAGATGGTCGCGGCCTCGAAGCTGCGTCGCGCGCAGAACGCCGCCGAGGCGGCACGGCCCTACGCGGAAAAAATGGATGCGGTGATCTCGAATATCGCCAGCGCCGCCGCCGGCTCGCCCGGCGCACCGGTGCTGCTGGCCGGTACCGGCAGGGATCAGGTACATCTGCTGCTGGTCTGCACCGGCGAACGCGGCCTTTCCGGCGCGTTCAACTCCTCGATCGTGCGGCTCGCCCGCGACCGCGCGCTGGCGCTGATGAACCAGGGCAAGGAAGTCAAAATCTTCTGCGTCGGCCGCAAGGGTTTCGAGCAGCTGCGCCGCAGCTTCGAAAAGCAGATCGTGGAGAACCTCGAACTGCGCTCGGTTCGCCAGCTCGGCTTCGTCAATGCCGAGGACATCGCAAAGAAAGTCATCGCGCGCTTCGATGCCGGCGAATTCGACGTCTGCACGCTGTTCTATTCGCGCTTCAAGTCCGTGATCGCGCAGATCCCGACCTCGCAGCAGATCATTCCGCTGGTGGTGGAGGCCGAGCCCGCCAATGCCGGCCCGGCGACGTCTTACGAATATGAGCCGGAAGAGGATGAGATCCTGAGCGGCCTGCTGCCGCGCAATCTCGCGGTGCAGATTTTTCGCGCGCTCCTGGAAAACAACGCCTCGTTCTATGGCGCGCAGATGAGCGCGATGGACAACGCCACCCGCAACGCCGGCGACATGATCCGCAAGCAGACCCTGATCTACAACCGCACCCGGCAGGCGATGATCACCAAGGAACTGATTGAAATCATCTCCGGCGCGGAGGCGCTCTGACGGCCGCATGACGACAGGAGGCAATCCATGGCTTATGTGACATCAGCGACGACCAAGGGCGGCCGCAACGGCCGCGCGATGCTCGACAACGGCGCGCTGGCGCTGGCCATGGCCGCGCCGAAGGAAATCGGCGGCGCCGGCGACGGGCATAACCCCGAGCAGCTGTTCGCGCTGGGCTATTCCTCCTGCTACGGCCAGGCGATCCTGCTGATCTCGAAGAAATACGGCCTCGACGGCCAGGCGGCGCGGGTGACCTGCGAAGTCACGCTGGACCAGAAGGACGGCGGCTTCGGCCTCGCCGTCGAACTCAAGGTTTCGATTCCTGGCGCCGACAAGGAAAAGCTCCAGCAACTGGTCGAGGAAGCCCACACGGTTTGCCCGTACTCGAAGGCGACCAAGGGCAATATACCGGTCAAGCTGACCGTCGTTTAAGTTTTCGGACTTCAAGGAGAGAGTTTCATGGCTACACCCGCCAACCAGACCGGACGCATCACCCAAGTCATCGGCGCCGTGGTCGACGTGCAGTTCGAAGGACATCTGCCGGCCATTCTCAACGCGCTCGAGACCCAGAACGGCGGCAACCGCCTGGTGCTTGAGGTCGCCCAGCATCTCGGCGAATCCACGGTGCGCACCATCGCGATGGATACCGCCGAAGGCCTGGTCCGCGGCCAGGAAGTCGGCGACACCGGCAACCCGATTATGGTGCCGGTTGGCGCCGGCACGCTCGGCCGGATCATGAACGTGATCGGCGAACCCGTCGATGAAGCCGGACCCATCAAATCCGAGGGCAACCGCGCCATCCATCAGCCGGCGCCGGCCTACACCGAGCAGTCGACCGAATCGGAAATCCTCGTCACCGGCATCAAGGTCGTCGATCTGCTGGCGCCCTACGCCAAGGGCGGCAAGATCGGCCTGTTCGGCGGCGCCGGCGTCGGCAAGACCGTGCTGATTCAGGAACTGATCAACAACGTCGCCAAGGCGCATGGCGGCTATTCGGTGTTCGCCGGCGTCGGCGAACGGACCCGCGAGGGCAACGACCTCTATCACGAATTCATCGAATCCGGCGTCAACAAGAAGGGCGGCGGCGAAGGCTCCAAATGCGCGCTGGTCTACGGCCAGATGAACGAGCCGCCGGGCGCGCGCGCCCGCGTCGGCCTCACCGGCCTCACCGTGGCCGAGCATTTCCGCGATCAGGGTCAGGACGTGCTGTTCTTCGTCGACAATATCTTCCGCTTCACGCAAGCCGGCTCCGAAGTGTCGGCGTTGCTCGGCCGCATTCCCTCGGCCGTGGGCTATCAGCCGACGCTGGCCACCGACATGGGCGCGATGCAGGAGCGCATCACCACCACCACCAAGGGCTCGATCACGTCGATTCAGGCGATCTACGTTCCCGCCGACGACTATACCGATCCGGCGCCGGCGACGACGTTTGCCCATCTCGACGCCACGACCAACCTCGATCGCGCGATCTCGGAGAAGGGCATCTATCCGGCGGTCAACCCGCTGGATTCGACATCGCGGATGCTGTCGCCGCTGATCGTCGGCGAGGAGCATTACGCCACCGCGCGCATGGTTCAGCAGATCCTGCAGAAGTACAAGTCGCTGCAGGACATCATCGCCATTCTCGGCATGGATGAACTGAACGAGGAGGACAAGGTCACGGTCGCCCGCGCGCGCAAGATCGAGCGCTTCCTGTCGCAGCCGTTCTTCGTTGCCGAAGTCTTTACCGGCTCGCCCGGCAAATTCGTCGACCTCGCCGACACCATCAAGGGTTTCCGCGGACTTTGCGAAGGCAAGTACGATCACCTGCCCGAGCAGGCCTTCTACATGGTCGGCACCATCGAAGAGGCGGTCGAAAAGGGCAAGAAGCTCGCAGCCGAAGCCGCTTGAGAGGCGAATAGCGAATAGGGAGTGGCGAATAGGGAAGTCGGTCGAGTGCTCTAACTACTCGCCATTCGCTATTCGCCATTCGCCACCTCCTGATTCAAATCGACGGACGCATCCCATGCCCACCACCTTCCACTTCGATCTCGTTTCGCCGGAAAAGCTCGCCTTCTCCGGCGAAGTCGATCAGGTCGACGTCCCCGGCATCGAGGGCGATTTCGGCGTACTCGCCGGCCATGCGCCGGTCGTGGCCGCGGTGCGGCCCGGAATCCTGACGGTGACGTCAGGCGGCACGCACCAGAAGATCATCGTGCTCGGCGGCCTTGCCGAAGTCTCCGACAAGGGCCTGACGGTGCTGGCCGATGTGGCCACCTCGCTGGAGGACCTGGATCGGGCCAGGTTCGCCGACCAGATTTCCGAAATGGAAGCCAAGCTCGCCGAGAAGGATGGCTCCGAACTCGACCGCGCGCTCGAGCGGCTCGATCATTTCAGGAGCATCGAGAGCCAGCTCAACTCGACGGCAATGCACTAGCCCGAAGCTTCATCCGGCGAACTTCGGGCGCGCGAACCTTGCGCCGGAATGTTCAGCGTCCGGACCGATACGCCATCCCGCCGATCTGACGGTCGAAACCCGGTAGCGCCCCGGGGCTTCTGACGGCATCCTGCCACCGGTGGATCGCCGGGGGCTGTCTTCATGAAGCGCAAAATCGCGGCGATTTTTGCGGCCGATATTGCCGGCTACTCCAGGCTGGTCGCCGAGGACGAAGAGGAGACGCTGCGTCGTCTCGCCTCCTATCGGTCCGTCACCGACGACTTCATCGCCAGGTATGGCGGCCGCATTTTCAACACCGCATTTAGTTCGAGACCGATGTCGCCTTGCGGACGAGCACGCTGTCGCCGTTCCGGCTGATTTCGAGCGCACCTGCCTGGTGCGGTGTTGAGAAAGCCACCCTCTGACCCGGTGCAAGAACAGACACAACACGGA is part of the Bradyrhizobium erythrophlei genome and encodes:
- a CDS encoding DUF4337 domain-containing protein, which gives rise to MSAHESMEQADQAKEASSENRKIALLIAVIALCLALSETLGKGAQTEVISRNVEASNFWAFFQAKSIRRNVVQTAAEQAKLSLGTAGDEATRAALQKQIDEWQKTAARYRSEPQTGEGQEQLSERAKHAEEERDLAEAKYHHYELASAAFQIGIVLASATIITGIIALAWISGLLALAGIAFTALGLFMPHLLHLP
- a CDS encoding septal ring lytic transglycosylase RlpA family protein, which produces MLTSKNPALGTTTQSRTALTLFAATLLVGGSITEASAKSHRHHHHGYRHSHHASSSLDRASSGGWSSGSEHSFSGIASYYGNESGSKTASGQRFNQNAMTCAHRSLPFGTRLRVTHGDRSVVVTVNDRGPFVRGRVLDLSTGAARAIGLTSTGVGRVVAEVVS
- a CDS encoding primosomal protein N', giving the protein MDHATRAGTSSASSTRVVDVLVPVALNQNYSYRVPRGMELKPGDVVCVPLGPREVVAVVWAENANPDPRLHNRLKDVGEKLDVPPLKEELRSLVDWVANYTLSARGMVLRMTLRMGEHLGPERVRLGVRLVGEVPKRMTPARRRLIEVLSDRLLHGKSEAAKEAGVSGGVIDGLVDEGTLTTEAMPRALAPPAPDPSFAAPEFSRQQRTAVDAMRALAANGSFHVALLDGVTGSGKTEVYFEAIAEIIRRGKQSLILMPEIALTGQFLDRFAQRFGVRPLEWHSELTPRTRARNWAAIAAGEAPVVVGARSALFLPYANLGLIAVDEEHDQAYKQDEGAHYHARDMAVVRAHIAKIPIVLASATPSVETEVNARKGRYQRVVLPSRFGGQHMPHIEAIDLRREAPPRGRFISPRLAEHIQIAIERREQALLFLNRRGYAPLTLCRACGHRFACTICDAWLVDHRFRQRLVCHHCGFSMPRPHACPHCAAEESLVAVGPGVERLQEEAAQLFPDARTMVLSSDLITSIETMRTELNEIAEGRVDIIIGTQLVAKGHNFPRLNLVGVVDADLGLGNGDPRAAERTFQLLNQVIGRAGRDQGRGVGYLQTHQPEHPVMKALVACDREAFYASEIEARERAGYPPFGRLASLIISAGDRPTAESFARKLAAIAPIDPRIQVLGPAEAPLAVIKGRYRFRLLVKSLRNVDLSDYLREWLAAGPKTKGNLKLEVDVDPQSFL
- a CDS encoding tyrosine recombinase XerC, which translates into the protein MTKSAPAVQSIELACAAEDITLEMTHWLSHLRSERRLSPKTLEAYARDVRQCLVFLSEHWGARVTLARFAALEASDIRAFMAMRRADDIGGRSLMRALAGLRSFGRFLERESQGKVGALSAIRAPKVGKSLPKPIQMAAAKRLTDADERAGETRDPWIWARDAAVMALLYGSGLRISEALGLKRREVPLPGAGDVLIVTGKGNKTRMVPVLQNVLALVQDYVAMCPHSLSPEGPIFVGARGGPLSPRIIQLTMERLRGALGLPDSATPHALRHSFATHLLSRGGDLRAIQELLGHASLSTTQIYTGIDSERLLEVYRTAHPRA
- a CDS encoding organic hydroperoxide resistance protein yields the protein MAYVTSATTKGGRNGRAMLDNGALALAMAAPKEIGGAGDGHNPEQLFALGYSSCYGQAILLISKKYGLDGQAARVTCEVTLDQKDGGFGLAVELKVSIPGADKEKLQQLVEEAHTVCPYSKATKGNIPVKLTVV
- a CDS encoding F0F1 ATP synthase subunit delta encodes the protein MAAEDPSVSGVSGRYATALFELARDERSIDAVKADLDRFDTMLADSADLKRLVRSPVFSADSQSKALAAVLDRAGISGIAANFLRVLTANRRLFAVSDVIRAFRSLVAKFKGEAIADVTVAETLSDRNLDALKTALKSVTGKDVALNVKLDPSIIGGLVVKLGSRMVDSSLRTKLNSIKHAMKEAG
- a CDS encoding F0F1 ATP synthase subunit gamma: MASLKDMRVRIASTKATQKITKAMQMVAASKLRRAQNAAEAARPYAEKMDAVISNIASAAAGSPGAPVLLAGTGRDQVHLLLVCTGERGLSGAFNSSIVRLARDRALALMNQGKEVKIFCVGRKGFEQLRRSFEKQIVENLELRSVRQLGFVNAEDIAKKVIARFDAGEFDVCTLFYSRFKSVIAQIPTSQQIIPLVVEAEPANAGPATSYEYEPEEDEILSGLLPRNLAVQIFRALLENNASFYGAQMSAMDNATRNAGDMIRKQTLIYNRTRQAMITKELIEIISGAEAL
- the atpA gene encoding F0F1 ATP synthase subunit alpha; this encodes MDIRAAEISAILKDQIKNFGQEAEVSEVGQVLSVGDGIARVYGLDNVQSGEMVEFENGTRGMALNLETDNVGIVIFGADREIKEGQTVKRTGAIVDTPVGKGLLGRVVDALGNPIDGKGPIAATERKRVDVKAPGIIPRKSVNEPMATGLKAIDALIPIGRGQRELIIGDRQTGKTAIALDAILNQKPLNATGDEKIKLYCVYVAIGQKRSTVAQFVKVLEEQGALEYSIVVAATASDPAPMQYIAPFTGCTMGEYFRDNGMHAVIIYDDLSKQAVAYRQMSLLLRRPPGREAYPGDVFYLHSRLLERAAKLNDEQGSGSLTALPIIETQANDVSAYIPTNVISITDGQIFLETDLFFQGIRPAVNVGLSVSRVGSSAQTKAMKKVAGKIKGELAQYREMAAFAQFGSDLDASTQRLLARGSRLTELLKQPQFSPLKMEEQVVVIYAGVNGYLDGIPVAKVRSFEDGLLSLVRGKKVDLLNAIRDSRDLTDDTAAKLKSVVEGYAKTFV